A region from the Halobacillus mangrovi genome encodes:
- a CDS encoding ferredoxin codes for MAKFTMVDQDTCIACGACGAAAPDIYDYDDEGIAYSILDQNKGNYEVPDILEEDMEDAFEGCPTDSIKVADEPFDGDPLKHE; via the coding sequence ATGGCTAAATTTACAATGGTTGACCAGGATACTTGCATCGCTTGCGGCGCCTGTGGAGCAGCAGCACCTGATATATATGACTACGATGATGAAGGGATAGCCTATTCCATTCTTGATCAGAATAAAGGGAATTACGAAGTACCTGATATATTGGAGGAAGACATGGAAGACGCATTCGAAGGTTGTCCGACTGATTCAATAAAAGTAGCTGACGAACCGTTTGACGGAGACCCGCTTAAACACGAATAA